Within the Vagococcus carniphilus genome, the region TTTCAAGTTTAGCATGACTTTCATCTACTACCTCTTCTCCCCAACGTTCTTTAGCTTCTTCTTCGTATTTATGCCATTCTTTATTAAAACCAAAAAAGCGTTCTTCTTGTGTCATCTTAATCTCTCCTTCTAATTCTCGAATTGTTTTATCAACTGTTTCTAACATGTTATCTACTTGCTCACGCTTTTCTAATAACATTTTCTTTTGTAGCTGTAGGGCTTCTTTTTGATCATAACTTGGACTTTGCACTATTTTTTTGATTTCTTTTAACGTGAAACCAAGTTCTCTAAAAAATAATATTTGTTGGAGTCTAACTAAGTCTTCTTCTGAATAAAAACGATAACGAGCTTCTGAAATTTCTGTTGGTTTAAATAAGTCAATCTCATCATAATGATGAAGGGTTCTAACACTTACACCAACTAACTTAGCTACTTCATTAATCTTAAACATATCCGTCTCCTCCTTTATCATTACTATAAGGTATAACGTAACGTTAGAGTCAACAAAAAAAAAGAAACTTCTTTACGAAGTTTCCTTTTTTTATTTTATATAGTAAATAGATAGGCTATGGAAATAACAGTTATTACATGCATCACTTTAGGAATTTCTTTTGTACGTCCAGCAAAAATCATGCATAACTCATAAGATAAAAAGCCTAAAACTAAACCAAGAGCAATTGAGCCTGTTAAGGGCATCATAACAATTGTTAGAAAAGCAGGAATAATTTCTTCAAATCCACCGTCCCATTTGATATTCGTGATATTTTGCATCATAAAAATACCAATAACAGCCATAGCAGGTGTTGTAACTGCTGGTGTAACAAGAGATAAAACAGGATAAAAGAAAGCTGACAATAAGAATAAAACAGCTACAATAACACTCATTAAGCCAGTTCTAGCACCAGCAATAATTCCTGAAACAGATTCTATATAAGTAGATAAACTTGATGTTCCAAAAATAGAACCAAAGAATGTTCCGATTGCGTCAGCACTATAAATTCGTTTATTGTCTTCAAAATTTTCTCGTCTAATGTCTGATACTTGTGTTGCAGCAGCAGAAAGAGTTGTTGCTGTACCAAAGAAATCTAAAAATAAGAACGTTAAAATAACAATAAGTGAATCAAGAGATAACATTTTATCTAAATTTTTAACTGAGACTAAAAAGGTTTCATTCATCATTGATTGAAAAGGTCCTGTTGGTACAACAACTGGTGAACCTTTTGGTAATTGTGGTAGAGTTGCCACGACACTTTCACTTAAATGAAACCAATCCATACTTGCGCCAAAACG harbors:
- a CDS encoding NCS2 family permease, giving the protein MKEKMDQFFGITESGSTYKRELTGGITAFLSMSYVIFVNPIILGQAGLPEDAVFMSTIISSALAMLIMGLWARFPLGLAPCMSMNAFFAYSVVLQMGKTWQEALSSVLVASILFLILAFSGARSKIIKAIPMTVKHAGTVGLGIFIAFVSFKNSGIIVPDEGMFIKFGGFNNPNVIIAFFGIITAAFFLVRKNQYAVFLGMIGAALCGLFIRFGASMDWFHLSESVVATLPQLPKGSPVVVPTGPFQSMMNETFLVSVKNLDKMLSLDSLIVILTFLFLDFFGTATTLSAAATQVSDIRRENFEDNKRIYSADAIGTFFGSIFGTSSLSTYIESVSGIIAGARTGLMSVIVAVLFLLSAFFYPVLSLVTPAVTTPAMAVIGIFMMQNITNIKWDGGFEEIIPAFLTIVMMPLTGSIALGLVLGFLSYELCMIFAGRTKEIPKVMHVITVISIAYLFTI
- a CDS encoding MerR family transcriptional regulator; protein product: MFKINEVAKLVGVSVRTLHHYDEIDLFKPTEISEARYRFYSEEDLVRLQQILFFRELGFTLKEIKKIVQSPSYDQKEALQLQKKMLLEKREQVDNMLETVDKTIRELEGEIKMTQEERFFGFNKEWHKYEEEAKERWGEEVVDESHAKLEKLTINEQKDLANDGDIIFKKLGKLQEKGSEDEAVQLVIKEWYEFLNNNFGTYSLEAFEGLGQLYIMDERFTKNIDKYGNGVAQLMSEAMRVFANNN